The following proteins are co-located in the Heliorestis convoluta genome:
- a CDS encoding rod shape-determining protein, whose product MFTRDLGIDLGTANTLVHLKLKGIILREPSVVAIQRDTGAVMAVGEEAKQMIGRTPGNITAIRPMKDGVIADFDITMAMLRYFIRKALKGSNLLTRVRVVICVPCGVTAVEERAVKEAAIQAGAREAYLIEEPMAAAIGAGLPVHEPKGNMIVDIGGGTTEVAVISLGGIVTAKSIRVAGDEMDEAISHYIKRQYNLAIGERTAEEIKITIGSAYLERAEDFKKTMDVRGRDLVTGLPKTVLVSAEEIQKAMAEPVASIIDAIKVCLEKTPPELAADLMEHGIVMAGGGSLVQGLDRLVSLQTGMPVYQAEEPLSAVALGTGRVLENISALRRVLLPQKRLG is encoded by the coding sequence ATGTTTACCAGAGATTTGGGCATTGATCTTGGTACAGCCAATACACTTGTTCACCTTAAATTGAAAGGGATTATTTTAAGGGAGCCATCTGTAGTTGCCATTCAGCGTGATACAGGTGCTGTTATGGCTGTAGGTGAAGAAGCGAAGCAGATGATTGGACGTACGCCTGGCAATATTACAGCCATCCGACCTATGAAAGATGGCGTCATTGCCGACTTTGATATTACCATGGCTATGCTCAGATATTTCATACGAAAAGCTCTCAAAGGTTCTAATCTACTTACCCGTGTGCGCGTTGTGATCTGTGTACCCTGTGGTGTTACGGCTGTGGAAGAACGAGCTGTGAAAGAAGCAGCGATTCAAGCCGGTGCAAGAGAGGCTTATTTAATTGAGGAGCCCATGGCGGCTGCCATCGGTGCTGGTTTGCCGGTCCATGAGCCGAAAGGGAACATGATTGTAGACATTGGGGGAGGCACAACAGAAGTGGCTGTCATATCACTAGGTGGTATAGTTACAGCCAAGTCGATCCGCGTAGCCGGTGATGAGATGGATGAAGCCATTTCTCACTACATCAAGAGACAATACAACCTGGCCATCGGAGAGCGCACGGCTGAGGAAATTAAGATAACCATCGGTTCTGCCTACCTAGAGCGTGCTGAGGATTTTAAAAAGACGATGGACGTTAGAGGTCGAGACCTCGTGACAGGATTGCCAAAAACCGTTCTTGTATCAGCAGAAGAGATTCAAAAGGCAATGGCAGAGCCTGTTGCCTCCATTATAGATGCGATTAAGGTGTGTTTAGAGAAGACGCCGCCCGAATTGGCTGCTGACTTAATGGAACATGGGATTGTTATGGCAGGTGGAGGTTCTTTGGTGCAAGGGCTTGATAGGCTTGTTAGCTTGCAAACGGGTATGCCCGTCTATCAGGCGGAAGAACCACTGTCAGCCGTAGCCTTAGGTACAGGTCGTGTTCTGGAGAATATCTCTGCTTTACGACGTGTTCTCTTGCCACAGAAACGCTTAGGATAG
- the radC gene encoding RadC family protein, whose protein sequence is MNDERLRITDLPQELRPRERMVQAGPQGLSNGELLAILLRTGTRQETAVDLAHRILHSGGLRFLAEASIDDLSTIKGLGLAKSAQIKSAVELGRRIAASTPETKTIIRSPEDVSRLVMEEMRFLDKEVFRALALNTKNHVLSIEDISVGSLSSAIVHPRELFKALIRKSAAAVVLLHNHPSGDPTPSREDREITRRIVEGGRILGIEVLDHIIIGDNRYASLKELGYI, encoded by the coding sequence ATGAACGATGAGAGATTACGGATTACAGATTTACCGCAGGAGCTTCGTCCGCGAGAGCGGATGGTTCAGGCGGGACCACAGGGACTTTCTAATGGTGAACTACTGGCAATTTTATTACGAACAGGGACTCGTCAAGAAACGGCTGTTGATCTAGCTCATCGTATCTTACACAGCGGTGGTTTGCGCTTTTTGGCTGAAGCATCCATCGATGATCTAAGCACAATCAAAGGACTGGGCTTAGCCAAGTCAGCCCAGATCAAAAGCGCTGTTGAATTAGGACGACGAATTGCTGCTTCTACGCCAGAAACCAAAACGATCATTCGCTCTCCTGAAGATGTGAGTCGTTTGGTTATGGAAGAAATGAGATTCTTAGACAAAGAAGTATTTAGAGCCCTTGCCTTAAATACAAAAAATCATGTGCTCAGTATAGAGGATATTTCCGTAGGCAGCTTATCTTCTGCCATTGTCCATCCTCGAGAACTTTTTAAAGCTCTCATTCGAAAAAGCGCGGCCGCTGTGGTGTTACTACATAATCATCCAAGTGGCGATCCGACACCTTCAAGGGAGGATCGGGAAATTACGCGTCGAATTGTAGAGGGAGGGCGTATTTTAGGAATTGAAGTATTAGACCATATTATTATTGGTGATAATCGCTATGCAAGTCTAAAAGAACTTGGCTATATATAA
- a CDS encoding DUF4321 domain-containing protein, whose protein sequence is MRTYRNGGSRKVSILIVILLTGAIIGSLLGEALRPVMPFLLLGKDIALSPTRIDLVALHFTFGFTIKLNLAGVLGLIGGYLLYRKL, encoded by the coding sequence GTGAGGACCTATCGCAATGGTGGTTCCCGAAAAGTCTCTATCCTCATCGTTATACTATTGACAGGTGCAATCATTGGATCCTTACTTGGAGAGGCTTTAAGGCCTGTGATGCCCTTTTTGCTTCTAGGAAAGGATATTGCACTGAGTCCGACTCGAATCGATCTAGTTGCTTTGCACTTCACCTTTGGGTTTACCATAAAGCTGAATCTGGCTGGCGTACTTGGTTTAATAGGTGGCTATTTACTTTATCGGAAGCTTTAA
- a CDS encoding DUF6917 domain-containing protein gives MTVSDPYSKGMLKVHPYAKKKDVVGELVAILDGRLEQRGLQLIKPISRALAVNEIHEIIITDEEEAGPGKIVNRIAYLAFFEVKGPGVVVTGDPVYLKGKHLGYIAGFDETHMPNHINMVIYSKERLTGIQQGAEIGQQLLIKSPDR, from the coding sequence ATGACTGTATCCGATCCTTACTCTAAAGGCATGCTAAAAGTGCACCCTTACGCGAAAAAGAAAGATGTCGTTGGTGAGCTCGTAGCTATTTTGGATGGTCGACTGGAACAACGAGGCTTACAACTGATCAAGCCTATTTCTCGAGCTCTGGCTGTCAATGAAATTCATGAAATAATAATAACGGACGAAGAGGAAGCAGGACCGGGAAAGATCGTGAATCGCATTGCCTACCTTGCTTTTTTTGAAGTAAAAGGACCAGGCGTGGTTGTTACAGGCGATCCAGTGTACCTGAAAGGAAAGCATCTTGGTTATATTGCTGGCTTTGATGAGACCCATATGCCCAATCACATCAATATGGTGATTTACTCGAAAGAGCGGCTTACTGGTATCCAACAAGGTGCTGAGATTGGTCAACAGTTGCTGATTAAAAGTCCTGATCGTTAA
- the mrdA gene encoding penicillin-binding protein 2 — protein MSKDYVELSKKTVREVPEESPAVQRRKDLEKTLRFFAAMTFLVFIFLMSRLFYLQFVITDDYQTTSERNRLRLLPIVAMRGDIVDINGVTLATSIPVYSVYITHLDARYKETEDEVVDKVAQILGENDPRITKEYIQEQIDKRRFRLYEPILIKSGLTDEEVAILEERRYELPGVVVDKGPIRYYPPYMGSTVAGHALGYVREISREEMERFSEENYRLGDMIGKIGLERAYEKYLRGTDGFQQVEVNALNRPIQSHYTQNPEPGQRLVLTIDARLQKRMEDAMDETLERLQKQFPKAQAGAAVMIDVHSGAILAMTSRPELDPNDFIGLMDQATADYYHNSNPPAFINRVFQTAYPPGSTFKAITALGALAAGRLDPREKVTCTGAYWEKPYIRCTGVHGPVDLAQAMATSCNVYFQEMGRRATIDNISLVAREFGLGEETGIILPGEEIGLMPGRDWKRAWGNAYALNRQRTRLNELEKQTEEQLALAQTEEERRQILERDERIRRVIERDYQNDLNYWPYWQAFETYNTSIGQGRNQYTVLQLANYVATLANGGYRYEPYLVDRIESTVDDVVHHIEPTMLHRVTSVSEEQMAAVRRSMLAVTEPRGTAYHLFHNFPVKVAAKTGTAETGRVGDSNQNRDFHGVFVAFAPYDNPQVAFAGVIEYGYHGGSSAGMVAKAVFEEYFGRTQVE, from the coding sequence ATGAGTAAAGATTATGTTGAATTATCCAAAAAAACAGTTCGAGAAGTGCCGGAAGAATCACCCGCTGTACAACGAAGGAAAGATTTAGAAAAAACATTGCGCTTTTTTGCGGCAATGACTTTCCTTGTTTTTATCTTTTTAATGAGTCGACTCTTTTACCTACAATTTGTTATTACTGATGATTATCAAACAACGTCAGAGAGAAATCGACTTCGATTGTTGCCTATCGTGGCCATGCGCGGCGATATTGTTGATATCAATGGTGTTACTTTAGCCACCTCCATTCCTGTCTATTCTGTCTACATCACTCACTTAGATGCTCGTTATAAAGAAACGGAAGATGAAGTGGTAGATAAAGTAGCCCAAATTCTTGGGGAAAACGATCCACGCATCACGAAAGAGTATATACAAGAACAGATTGATAAAAGACGATTTCGGTTATATGAACCCATTCTAATTAAGTCTGGTCTGACCGATGAGGAAGTGGCCATTCTGGAAGAAAGGCGCTATGAACTACCAGGTGTGGTTGTAGACAAAGGCCCCATTCGCTACTACCCTCCTTATATGGGCAGTACTGTTGCAGGACATGCTCTAGGTTATGTTCGAGAAATCAGTCGTGAAGAGATGGAGCGCTTTTCAGAGGAGAATTACCGACTTGGTGATATGATAGGAAAAATTGGTCTAGAACGAGCTTATGAAAAATATTTGCGAGGAACAGATGGTTTTCAACAGGTCGAGGTCAATGCACTCAATCGTCCTATCCAAAGTCATTACACCCAGAATCCCGAGCCAGGACAGCGATTGGTGTTAACGATTGATGCAAGGCTGCAAAAAAGAATGGAAGATGCCATGGATGAAACGTTAGAGCGTCTACAAAAACAGTTTCCAAAAGCCCAGGCTGGAGCGGCTGTTATGATAGACGTTCATAGCGGTGCTATTTTAGCCATGACTTCTAGACCTGAACTAGATCCCAATGATTTCATTGGTCTGATGGATCAAGCCACAGCCGATTATTACCATAACTCCAATCCACCTGCTTTTATCAACCGTGTCTTCCAAACCGCCTACCCACCAGGCTCTACTTTTAAGGCGATTACCGCATTAGGTGCCCTGGCAGCTGGACGTCTTGATCCCCGTGAAAAAGTAACGTGCACCGGCGCTTACTGGGAAAAGCCTTATATTCGCTGCACCGGTGTCCATGGTCCCGTTGATCTTGCTCAAGCCATGGCAACATCTTGCAATGTTTACTTCCAAGAAATGGGGCGCAGAGCTACGATTGACAATATCAGTCTTGTAGCTAGAGAGTTTGGGTTGGGAGAAGAGACAGGCATTATTCTTCCAGGCGAAGAAATTGGCCTTATGCCGGGACGGGATTGGAAAAGAGCCTGGGGCAATGCTTATGCTTTAAATCGACAGAGGACAAGGTTGAACGAGCTAGAAAAACAGACGGAAGAACAGTTGGCTTTAGCCCAGACGGAGGAAGAGCGAAGGCAGATTCTAGAAAGAGACGAACGGATTCGCAGAGTCATTGAAAGAGATTACCAAAATGACTTGAATTACTGGCCTTACTGGCAAGCTTTTGAGACGTACAATACTTCCATTGGACAGGGCCGTAATCAATATACAGTATTACAATTGGCCAATTATGTAGCGACCTTAGCCAATGGTGGTTATCGCTATGAACCTTATCTCGTCGATCGCATTGAAAGTACTGTTGATGATGTAGTTCATCACATTGAGCCAACGATGCTACATCGGGTTACATCTGTATCAGAGGAACAAATGGCTGCAGTCCGACGTTCTATGCTGGCCGTTACGGAACCTCGCGGGACAGCGTACCACTTGTTTCATAATTTCCCCGTAAAGGTTGCGGCCAAAACAGGGACGGCGGAGACAGGTCGTGTCGGTGATAGCAACCAAAATCGTGATTTTCATGGCGTCTTTGTCGCTTTTGCCCCCTATGATAATCCTCAAGTTGCTTTTGCCGGTGTCATTGAATACGGCTATCATGGTGGATCTTCTGCTGGTATGGTGGCAAAGGCTGTTTTTGAAGAATATTTTGGGCGTACACAAGTTGAATGA
- the mreD gene encoding rod shape-determining protein MreD translates to MRYLIVMLFLFLSAVLQTTLFHSLSIQGIGPNLVLILVIFYSLLQGSRSGSIFGVLAGLFLDLFSGRYIGLNILTMAAVGGLIGLIEGRLYKDNLLVPMGAVFVGTIAFNLLAYLLALYAGLYINLKTLWLTLLIQSLYNTALVPIFYGSFYRSTIQGWLRKEEVGS, encoded by the coding sequence GTGCGCTATCTCATCGTAATGCTTTTCTTGTTCCTTTCTGCTGTTTTGCAGACAACGCTTTTTCACAGTCTTTCCATTCAAGGAATTGGACCCAATCTTGTATTGATCCTGGTCATCTTTTATTCTCTATTACAGGGAAGTCGCTCTGGCAGCATTTTTGGCGTACTGGCAGGTTTGTTTTTAGATCTTTTTTCAGGGCGCTACATAGGTCTTAATATTTTGACCATGGCTGCTGTAGGTGGACTCATTGGTTTAATCGAAGGTCGGCTTTATAAAGACAATTTGCTTGTTCCAATGGGCGCTGTCTTTGTAGGAACTATAGCTTTTAATCTACTTGCATACCTGCTGGCCCTTTATGCAGGCCTATACATTAACTTGAAAACTTTATGGCTCACTCTCTTGATTCAATCTTTATACAATACAGCACTTGTTCCAATCTTTTATGGATCTTTTTATCGCTCCACAATACAAGGTTGGCTCCGTAAGGAAGAGGTGGGATCATGA
- the mreC gene encoding rod shape-determining protein MreC, with translation MARPQYKKTAIVIGLGVLIGLGLLRMTAGERDSSIIERSTQALLAPMQMGFSYVTQSLGGVGQAVVNYKQIKDENEILHSEKGELQRQINLLKQYQLENIRLKELLAYKEEKEQNYDLVLARVIARDPSTWFNTLTLNRGSQDGIQRNMVIINNDGLIGHVISVTPYSSQVLLIVDREGPVPGLIKMTREPGIVEAKADGSGLLQMINLRRDGPIQEGQLVLTSGLGAIYPKGLKVGYVLDIESEPNGLTKRATIRPAVDFQRLEEVFIIRNVYAVEGAEE, from the coding sequence TTGGCACGGCCACAATATAAAAAGACAGCAATTGTCATCGGTCTTGGCGTTTTGATCGGCCTGGGCCTTCTTCGAATGACGGCCGGGGAACGTGACAGTAGCATCATTGAGCGTTCAACCCAGGCTTTGCTAGCGCCCATGCAAATGGGCTTTTCCTATGTTACGCAAAGTCTGGGCGGCGTCGGTCAGGCTGTTGTGAATTACAAGCAAATAAAAGATGAAAATGAAATTTTACATAGTGAAAAGGGTGAGCTTCAACGTCAAATCAACTTATTGAAGCAATATCAGCTAGAAAACATTCGATTAAAAGAGCTACTGGCTTATAAAGAAGAAAAAGAACAGAACTACGACCTTGTACTGGCTCGAGTCATTGCTCGTGATCCTTCTACCTGGTTTAATACACTTACTCTAAATCGTGGCTCACAAGATGGAATTCAGCGTAACATGGTGATTATAAACAACGATGGCCTTATTGGTCATGTTATCTCAGTAACACCCTATTCAAGCCAAGTCTTACTGATCGTAGATAGGGAAGGACCTGTACCTGGCTTGATAAAAATGACGCGAGAGCCTGGCATTGTGGAAGCAAAGGCCGATGGCTCTGGATTACTGCAAATGATCAATCTTCGACGGGATGGTCCCATACAGGAAGGGCAGCTTGTCCTAACTTCTGGATTGGGTGCCATCTATCCCAAAGGCTTAAAAGTTGGATACGTCTTAGATATAGAGTCAGAGCCTAATGGTTTGACGAAAAGAGCGACGATACGCCCGGCTGTAGACTTTCAACGCTTAGAAGAAGTATTTATTATTCGAAATGTTTACGCAGTGGAAGGGGCCGAGGAGTAG
- a CDS encoding FAD-dependent oxidoreductase, with protein MPKVVVVGGGWAGCAAAISAAKAGADVVLLERTDMFLGTGLVGGIMRNNGRFTATEELLALGGGDLFEVTDEVSRHKNVEFPGHKHASLYDVAKVEPAVKNRMAQYGKIQFRTEARVKDIQMEGSRITAVVVDETDVIQGDVFVDASGTAGPQGNCTKYGNGCAMCIYRCPTFGGRVSIAAKAGVKEIIGRKADGSLGAMSGSCKLHKDSIRPDIIEEMDRTGVAVVPIPEQLRKSDSLSQKACQQYALKEFADNVILLDTGHAKLMSPFYPLDKLRQVPGFEDARFEDPYSGGIGNSVRYLGMCPRDNTLKVQGDVDNLFCAGEKAGLLVGHTEAVVTGTLAGHNAVRAAVNKDLLELPRSLAVGDAIAHVKDQMTTEDGLTKKYTFSGSVYFQRMKEQNLYTSDVNVIKQKVDAAGLAGVFAQPLS; from the coding sequence ATGCCTAAAGTCGTAGTCGTAGGTGGTGGCTGGGCTGGTTGTGCCGCAGCCATCTCTGCCGCCAAAGCAGGCGCTGATGTAGTGCTATTAGAGAGAACAGATATGTTCTTAGGTACGGGTCTCGTCGGCGGCATTATGCGTAATAACGGTCGCTTTACGGCAACAGAAGAGCTCCTCGCTTTGGGCGGAGGCGATCTCTTTGAAGTAACCGATGAAGTTTCACGCCATAAAAACGTGGAATTTCCCGGTCACAAACATGCCAGCCTCTATGATGTAGCAAAAGTTGAGCCTGCCGTTAAAAACCGCATGGCCCAGTACGGAAAGATTCAATTTCGTACAGAAGCAAGAGTGAAAGATATTCAAATGGAAGGCTCGCGAATTACGGCTGTTGTAGTAGATGAAACCGATGTAATCCAAGGCGATGTCTTTGTCGATGCATCGGGAACAGCAGGTCCTCAAGGAAACTGTACCAAATACGGCAATGGCTGCGCTATGTGTATCTATCGCTGCCCAACCTTCGGCGGTCGTGTTTCTATTGCCGCGAAAGCAGGCGTAAAAGAAATCATTGGTCGCAAGGCTGACGGTTCTTTAGGAGCTATGTCTGGTTCTTGTAAGCTTCATAAAGATTCCATTCGTCCTGATATTATCGAAGAAATGGATCGGACGGGTGTGGCAGTAGTACCGATTCCGGAGCAACTGCGAAAATCCGATTCTTTATCACAGAAAGCTTGCCAGCAATATGCCCTAAAAGAATTTGCTGACAACGTAATATTACTTGATACAGGTCACGCCAAATTGATGAGCCCTTTTTATCCTCTTGATAAACTGCGGCAAGTACCAGGCTTTGAAGATGCTCGCTTCGAAGATCCCTACTCTGGCGGCATTGGCAACTCGGTACGTTATCTAGGTATGTGCCCTCGTGATAATACTCTAAAAGTACAGGGTGATGTGGACAATCTCTTCTGTGCAGGCGAAAAAGCGGGCTTACTCGTAGGTCACACAGAAGCTGTTGTTACAGGAACACTGGCGGGGCACAACGCCGTAAGAGCCGCTGTAAACAAAGACTTACTAGAATTGCCTCGATCTCTTGCTGTGGGCGATGCGATTGCCCATGTGAAAGATCAAATGACAACAGAAGATGGATTAACGAAAAAATACACCTTCTCTGGATCCGTGTACTTCCAACGTATGAAGGAGCAAAATCTTTATACAAGTGACGTCAATGTGATAAAACAAAAGGTTGATGCGGCAGGTCTTGCTGGCGTATTCGCCCAACCATTGTCTTAG
- a CDS encoding cobalamin B12-binding domain-containing protein: protein MVTCLERRKILLVPLDPVHDIGLKMIRRGLDKAGHKTMLLPPDLPPEEIISAMSKEQPDQVLISRTLGYGVAELLARFADLADAAGLRDKMGLVIGGMAIRPELAAELGYDAGFGPGTSVEEVVAYVEGRPYLPDQNKVKKERADLTANYTYEFRHAGIGRLLDQITDGILEWVQGKTSPAIKRGRLRDSAWDLEEWRQGKINKEFTEAYAALCDPVAEAYYRSGEVHPKTRKLRPEEIERLEAYLTATKSRMEPAKVQHWEAGQPKVFVQYGTGCPFMDIAHIKLSEAWGADGVVHFDPSWGARTEGFIGDFLTHQEDGSVITPENLSWTKAGLEEYTLWQVRAHRGLNTPETVVLAGKLGAHLTKINIAYGSLAAGTDPARLTVDGVESIKMATKYNLPFDVVTNEELAGVPAHKAFAGMLIVAALGRKLGGRPILQPLFCYSPEVMISGQMEHNYIDFNAAKIEALRSIVDAPIWPGAPIGFLTQTEDRVQSSMTTSLHAALAASLRVDAISIASSDEAYSGGPIVAASRIDTLKAVQEGFRFFGEGSVEATAKASKWSEEIVEKIEKVLQEVAAAPSFVDALYGGLLGSKEEGAYPGRGGRDTITKE from the coding sequence GTGGTAACCTGCTTGGAGCGACGCAAAATATTACTGGTACCGCTCGATCCCGTTCATGATATTGGACTCAAAATGATTCGTAGAGGTCTCGATAAAGCTGGGCATAAGACAATGCTTTTGCCACCCGATCTACCGCCGGAAGAAATTATTTCAGCCATGAGCAAAGAACAACCTGATCAGGTTTTGATTAGCCGTACTCTTGGCTATGGTGTGGCTGAATTGTTAGCTCGATTTGCCGATCTTGCTGATGCAGCAGGGTTGCGAGATAAAATGGGCCTTGTTATTGGTGGCATGGCGATAAGACCAGAGTTGGCTGCAGAATTGGGTTATGATGCTGGCTTTGGACCTGGAACCTCGGTAGAAGAAGTCGTTGCCTATGTAGAAGGACGTCCATACCTGCCCGATCAAAACAAAGTAAAAAAAGAAAGAGCCGATCTGACAGCCAACTATACTTATGAATTTCGCCATGCTGGCATTGGACGGTTGCTCGATCAGATCACCGATGGAATTTTAGAATGGGTGCAAGGAAAAACATCTCCTGCAATAAAGAGAGGTCGCTTAAGAGATAGCGCTTGGGATCTAGAAGAATGGCGACAGGGAAAAATTAACAAAGAATTCACCGAAGCCTACGCCGCTTTATGTGATCCAGTAGCAGAAGCCTATTATCGAAGTGGCGAAGTCCACCCCAAGACAAGAAAGTTACGACCAGAAGAGATCGAACGATTAGAAGCTTATCTAACAGCGACAAAAAGCCGTATGGAACCAGCAAAAGTACAGCATTGGGAAGCAGGACAACCAAAAGTTTTTGTTCAGTATGGCACAGGTTGCCCTTTTATGGACATTGCTCATATTAAATTGTCTGAAGCTTGGGGTGCTGATGGTGTCGTTCACTTTGATCCCTCCTGGGGAGCCCGTACAGAAGGTTTTATCGGTGATTTTCTAACACATCAGGAAGATGGATCTGTGATTACACCGGAAAATCTTTCTTGGACAAAGGCTGGTTTGGAAGAATATACACTCTGGCAAGTGCGAGCCCATCGCGGCTTGAATACACCTGAGACTGTTGTTTTAGCTGGTAAGTTAGGTGCTCATTTAACAAAAATTAATATTGCCTATGGTTCTTTAGCTGCTGGGACTGATCCAGCTCGTCTGACCGTAGATGGTGTAGAATCAATTAAGATGGCTACAAAGTATAACTTGCCTTTTGATGTGGTAACAAATGAAGAGCTCGCCGGTGTGCCCGCTCATAAAGCTTTTGCAGGTATGTTAATCGTAGCTGCACTAGGTCGCAAGCTTGGAGGAAGGCCCATTCTTCAACCCCTTTTCTGTTATAGTCCTGAAGTCATGATCAGCGGGCAGATGGAACACAATTATATTGACTTTAATGCGGCTAAAATAGAGGCGCTTCGTTCAATTGTAGACGCACCTATCTGGCCAGGGGCTCCAATTGGCTTTTTAACGCAAACGGAAGATCGGGTTCAATCTTCTATGACAACGTCGCTCCATGCGGCTTTAGCTGCTTCCCTTCGCGTAGACGCAATCTCAATTGCTTCGTCCGATGAAGCTTACTCCGGTGGTCCCATTGTAGCTGCTTCTCGTATCGATACCTTAAAAGCAGTTCAGGAAGGATTTCGCTTTTTTGGAGAAGGCTCTGTAGAAGCAACAGCAAAAGCTTCCAAATGGTCTGAAGAAATCGTCGAGAAGATAGAGAAAGTTCTGCAAGAAGTAGCAGCTGCGCCTTCCTTCGTCGATGCGCTTTACGGAGGTCTGTTGGGCAGTAAAGAAGAAGGTGCTTATCCAGGTCGAGGCGGACGGGATACGATTACAAAAGAATGA
- a CDS encoding Maf family protein, with the protein MNLILASASPRRKELLASLKVPFQIFPSDFDESSAEHIAINERAAYLALNKAKTITPRVTEGIVIGADTVVILDDRLLGKPETEADARQMLQVMSSRSHRVVTALALIEVKEGKILSELTGYEETIVFFRELNDEIIEWYLSTGESYDKAGAYGIQGYGSLLVERIEGDYYNVVGLPLLLLERLLGTWNQSLRIQESVR; encoded by the coding sequence TTGAATCTTATCCTGGCTTCAGCATCACCGCGACGCAAAGAATTACTGGCAAGTCTAAAGGTACCTTTTCAGATCTTTCCCAGTGATTTTGATGAAAGCAGTGCTGAACATATTGCTATCAATGAACGAGCAGCCTATCTTGCACTAAATAAAGCTAAAACAATTACACCTAGAGTGACAGAGGGAATCGTTATAGGCGCAGATACTGTTGTAATTCTGGATGATCGTTTGCTGGGTAAGCCCGAGACAGAAGCAGATGCTCGTCAGATGCTTCAAGTTATGTCTTCACGGTCTCATCGAGTTGTGACAGCACTAGCACTTATCGAAGTAAAAGAAGGAAAGATTCTATCAGAATTGACAGGGTATGAAGAGACAATTGTTTTTTTTCGAGAGTTAAACGATGAGATAATAGAGTGGTATTTATCAACTGGTGAAAGCTATGATAAAGCCGGTGCTTATGGTATTCAAGGTTACGGATCGTTGCTCGTAGAAAGAATAGAAGGTGACTACTATAACGTCGTTGGGTTGCCCCTTCTATTACTTGAACGCTTGTTAGGTACGTGGAATCAAAGTCTTCGGATACAGGAAAGTGTTCGATAA
- a CDS encoding RidA family protein, with translation MSVETKLQEMGLTVPEAPKPVAAYVPALRVGDYIYTSGQIPFVNGELKYKGKVGKDLTPEDAYEAAKICCLNCLSVIKGQVGDLNQVKQIVKVVGFVNSGPGFQGQPGVINGASELLGQVFGTKGQHARSAVGVNELPLDAAVEVEMIVQVSS, from the coding sequence TTGTCTGTAGAAACAAAATTACAAGAAATGGGTCTTACAGTCCCAGAAGCACCCAAGCCAGTCGCTGCTTATGTACCTGCTTTACGAGTTGGTGATTATATCTATACATCGGGGCAGATTCCCTTTGTCAACGGTGAACTTAAATACAAGGGAAAAGTAGGTAAGGATCTAACACCGGAAGATGCTTATGAAGCGGCAAAAATTTGTTGCCTCAATTGTTTAAGCGTGATCAAAGGACAAGTGGGCGATCTCAATCAGGTCAAACAAATTGTTAAAGTCGTTGGCTTTGTAAACAGTGGCCCAGGTTTTCAAGGGCAGCCTGGTGTAATCAATGGCGCCTCTGAGCTTTTGGGTCAAGTTTTTGGAACAAAAGGCCAACATGCCCGCTCAGCCGTAGGTGTCAATGAGCTCCCACTCGATGCGGCTGTAGAAGTAGAAATGATTGTACAAGTAAGTTCCTAA